The Budorcas taxicolor isolate Tak-1 chromosome 2, Takin1.1, whole genome shotgun sequence nucleotide sequence GTTCTGCTCCTTCCACCGGCGGAATTTCTCTCCGGTGAGCTCGGGGTCGCCCAGCACTTCCTCCAGagcctgcagctcctgcagcttTGCCTGGAAGAGGTGTCGGGGTTAAGGGGCCAGGATTACCCTAGGAAGGGGCAGAGCCCGAGCCCAGAGCTAGCTCTCGGGCCCAGCGCCCAGATCCCAGCCAGCGCCAGCCCCCATCCTCAAAATCGAGACCCTGGTTCCAGGAACCCAGAACTCAACCCGGTCCGCAGCCGAGCCCAAGAGAACTAGACATCTTAGACACCtggcccagctcccagccccctGTGCGCCCCCTGCTGACCTTGAGCGTGCTCTGCAGTGCGCGCACGCGGTGCGCTCGCTCATTGAGCTGGGGGTCTCGGTTGCGCCGCATGAAAGAGCTTCGCCATTGCTCCTGAGTGAGGGGCTGCTGCTTGCCCAGCAGGGACACGCCACCCAGCCTCAGCCCCCGGACCATTCCTTCGAGGGCCCCTTCGCTGCTGTCTGTGGGAGAGGCGAGCAGAGTGAGAGTGTGCccgccctcctgcccccagccctgtctCAGCTCCAGGCCCCCActaaccccccaccccctgctctgcTCCTCACCTGTCCCCGGACTGAAGGAGGTCTGCAGGCTGCCCTGCGGGGTGGCTGCAGGTGATGGATCTCCATGGAGCGAACTCTTAGCTTGGACCTGGCTGGGCTGTGGGCAgggtggaaggagaggagggtTATCAGTCTGAGCTTCATGCCCTGCTCTTCACCCCGACGCCCCCTCCACCAGCCCCCGACTCACTGAGGCTGAGCAGGATCCAGCCTCGTCGTCAGGATCTTCGGCTTCCGTCTCGCTGTAGCAGTCTGGGGTGGACAGGAGCCGTTGGGGGGACCCACTGAAGCTTCACAGGGTTGGGTAAGCCAGGGGGTGGGCTTGGGGAACTGgcttcccagcccccaccccaggaaaGCAGAGGCTCAGGTGAGATTCGATGGAATCCAACCCTGTGAGACACCCACCTTCCTCTCGGGGCAGGGAGGCCCGGCCTGGAGACTGGTACTTGGAAATGCAGGTAATGAGATGACGCACCCACCTGTGGAGGGGCAAATGGGTCTCAGAGAGATTCCACTGAGTCAGtatgctgggctggagaaggcaatgacaacccactccagtactcttgcctggaaaattccacggacagaggagcctggtaggctgtagtcgatagggtcacacacagtcggacacgacctaagtgacttagcagcagcagcagcagtatgctgggtgtcagtcagtcagttcagtcgctcagttatgtctgactctttgtgaccccatggactgcagctcgccaggtctccctgcccatcaccaactcccagagtttactcaaactcatgtccattgagtcggtgatgccatccaaccatctcatcctctgttgtccccttctcctcccaccttcaatctttctcagcatcagggtcttttcaaatgagtcagttcttcacatcaggtagccaaaggtttggagtttcagcttaaacatcagtccttccaatgaatattcaggactgatctcctttaggatggactggttggatctccttgcagtccaagggactctcaagagtgctGGGTGGGGCTTTCACTTATATCATCTTCTAACTTAATCCTCAGAGCCAATCTGAGAGATAGGAATTCTTATTAGTCCATTTTATAGAAggtgaaactgaggcttagagaagggaGTGTCTTGAGCAGCCCTCTcagagagctgggatttgaatccaggctccTGAGCCCAGGCCCCGAGCACTCACATGCAAGCTGTGGGGGGATGAGAGAGGGGCACTCACATGCTCAGATCCGTCAGGGTATCAGCAGCGAAGATGAAGGGTTTGTACACGTTGTGGGTGAGCTGGAACACACTGCCGGGGAGCAGAGGGGCCTCACTCACCTGGGGGTGCCCATCCCAAACCCAGAGAGGCTGGCCTGCGAATCCCAGCCAcctgctgcccccaccccgcccctcctgTCATCTGCCTCTCCcttcttctccccacccctggcctGTCACAGCCCAGGACTTAACTATTTTTTCTTCTGATCTTGTCCACTTTCCAGACTGTAGTTGGAGACATTGATGAGGCCCTCGGCCTTCTCATCCTGGGGGATCACAGTGTGAGGGTCAGCTTGGAGCTCCAACACCTTTGAAGCCCAGGCAGGCTCCTAAgggcaggggtggaggtggggagggcatcTCCTGGGCTGTCTAACTGCTCATCTGTCAATGCCCAGGGCTCAGGGCAGGAAGCTGGGGTAGGGTTGTGACCAAGGGGTGTCTCTGTGCCTGGTAATGGGGGGCAAGCTATCCAGAGAAACAGCCAGGAAGGAGGAGCCCACTCGTACATTTGCTCCATCACAGACGCAGACGAAGCTGCTCTGCAGAATGCTCTTCTCCCTGCCTGCTCTTCTTTCACCCTTCTGTCTAACTAACCTTCAGGCACTAGTTTCTCAGGAAGCCTTCGCCACTCTTCAGGTGGACTGGTCACCTTTGCAGGGATCCCACCCACCCCGGGCTCTTCCTCCATCACACTGTATGTTCCCGTATTGTCCCTGTATATTCATCCCTGTCCCCAGTGGCCCGAGAAACAGAAAAGGTCCAGTGTTCCCCCATGTCCCAGGGCCCAGCCCAGAGCTGGGTATACAGTAGGTATACAGCACCTTGAATGTTAGTGGAATGAGCAGACAATTGCTTGAGTACCCATCACTGGATGAACAGATTAACAGAAGGGGAAGGAAAGGCAGGCAGAATCAGTGATTCTACATGGCCTGTGATACCTTTTCCAAACTGCTTTTGCACACACCTCAGGTCTCTCTGAAGagtgttcccattttacagatgggaatgcTGAGGCCCACGGGTGACCACTGATGGGCCTGGACGGTGGAGGAGGAACAGGAGCCGTGGCCCTGAGATGActcgcttgtgtgtgtgtgttggggggggggtctCACCTGGGGCTGCCGGTACCAGTAGAGTGTGTGTCCCTTGAGCACGAACCAGCAGCGGCGCCAGCGCGGGCCCATGAAGCCCCCGGGCACCTTGCGGAGCAAGAGCCAGCCATCACAGTCGGGCAGGCCCAGCTCCCGACACGACACCCGCCGGCGCGTCGCCACGCCTGCAGCAGCATGGCACAAAGGTCAGTGAGGGGTTGGCGAGGCACCCCAGACCCCCAAAGCTGCTCCCTGGCCCCCCACGAGCACCCCCAGCTGATGCTTCTGAACCCCTGCTCTGCGCTTGGATTGTAGCAAGTGTCAGTTCTGGGTGAGGGGTGACTCTTCTCATTTTAAGAGATGAGGAAGGTGAAGATCAGAGGACGAGCTGTTTGTCCAGAAATCGCAGAGCTGGTGAGAGGCTTGGGAGCACAGGTCTGTCTGACCCCAGAAACAGAACTGTGTCTGGGAGAGAAGTGTGCGACAGGTGTGCTGGGAGGGTGGCCTTGCCCAGCTTTGTAAAGACTCCTAAGACCGCCTCAGAGAAGAGGAAACCCCCCCAACCTACCCAGTCAGGTGCATTTCATACCTTTTGATTTCCTGCAGCCAGGGACAGGACTCTGAAAGGAACACAGGCAATTAGAGAAGAGTCTGCATCCAGAGCCACACACCCCTCCCTGCTGAGCCCCTGAACTTACCCTATCAGGGTGTTCTGGGGGCTCCGGAGTGCCTGCTACCTCTGCCAGGTGTGTGGCTGTGGTTGcaggggggctgggcaggggcttGGGGCCAAGGGAGGTTGAGTCTgtcagggagggagaagagagagaggctcCATGAGCCTCAGACCCAGGCCCAGCGGTAGGTGGCGGGTGTAAGAGCccagggtcagagtcagacacctCACATGCCTTGTCTGGGACACCTGCTAACACATGGGGCTTTGATATTACCTGTCCAGGCAGGAGGGCTGGGTCCAGGACTTGGGTTTGAAGACAGGTCGAAGTCAAAGATGTCTTTAGACGGGGTCCTGGAGTGATGGGGGAGAGATAAAGTGAGCCGTGGCTCACTCTCCAAGACCCACCCGGGGCCCGAGCCTGTTACCTGGGAGACACCGAGGCTGGAGCCGGTGATGGGTTCACTGGGCATGGTGAGCTCAGGGGCTTAGGAGGGGTCTAAGGAGCAACGAGAAACAGGTGATGGAGCTGGGCACCACACCCGGGTCTGAAAGCAGTTGGGGACGGGGAGGGTGGCACGTACCTGTCGTGGGGTCTCCGGCACTGGGACCTTCTTCAGCACTAAGCTGACCCTGTCCGGCTCCCGCAGCAGCTCTCTCACCACGTTTTTGTGGGGCCAGCCCACCTAGAGGACGGGGAAACAGGGCTGCACCCACCTGGACGGGAGCCTCTGGGGCAACCCAATAGCCCTCCCCTCAGATCACTCTCTCAGCCTTGCACTCAGCCTCCGCTCGCCCCGCTCCAGGAAGCCTCCTGGAGCCCCTCAGACCCACGTGAGCTGGCTAAACTCACGGCAAGCAGCTCACCACCCTGGTCTCCCGAAGGAAGGGAGCCTCTCCACCCACCAACCTGGGTTCTACTCAGGAACCCTTTCCTCTCACTATGCCCTTCCCCTCACTCACCACCACCTGCTCATTGACCTGGACAATCTCGTCTCCGGGCAGGACCTGCAGCTGGGATTCGGTGGGGACCTGGTGTTGGAGGGTGGGGTTCAGAGGGGTGCACCCTCACAGGGCTTGGCTGGCAGGTAAACAGGACCATGGGGCTGCGTGGCTGAGAAAGCTGGAGGGCTCTCACCTGGGTGCCCACTCGAGACACGAAGTGCAGGCAGTTGCTGGTGGTGTGGATTTCCAGGCCCTGCAAGGCAAAGCCTGCGGTCACTGAGGGTCGGGGGGCTGCAGGGCCAGTGGGCAGGACCCACACTGGGCACCAGGACTCATAGGCAGGTGGAATGGAGGAGAAAGCTGGCCTCAAGCTGGCACCGCCTGACATGCTGTGTGACTTGGGCTTGCTGCTGCACCTCTCTGggccctgcctcctcttcccctaaGGACTGAGGGTAGCAGGTTATTGACTTCTGAGCTTTCAGATTCTCAGCAACTCTCCTGAAGGCTTAAGCAGGGACAGGGCACGGCTGGGGTTTTCCCAGCTGGTCAAGGATTGAAGCAAAAAAGTTCatgccctctcccctcctcccctagtCTGCCAGGTCCGTGTCCCGGGGCTGGCATGTGTCACCGACACCCCACCTGCTGCAGCCCCTCTGGACTGGAGAAGGGGCTGAATGACGGTGAGACCCCAGGGGAGGTCCTCTAAACCTTTAACATCTGTACAGAAAGGTCCACCCAGCCAGAACAGGGTAGGATTCTGTGGGATCCTAGAATCAGATTTCCGAGCCCACACGAGGCTGCTTGAGGGGACCAGAGGTGAGAGGTGAGGGGTCAGGGCTCACCGAAGGATCGTCCAGTGGCACTCGCTCCAGTACAGCCTTCTGCTTCAGCAGCTCCTCCGGGCAGCAGCTCAGGATGTTGCAGCAGACCCCGGCCACGTGGCTGCTCTGGTGGATGGAGGGCAGGATGTCTAGCCTGAGTCCcgtcccaccccatccctgtgGCCCACTTAGCCCCCGACTCACAATCCTCAGGACTTTGCTTTCCTTCTCAGCCGCTGGACAGTcctggaagcagagagagagcgGGGGCCAACCCTGAGCAGAGTGTCCTGCCTTCTCCTGAGGGCAGGGGAGTTCCCTGTGGTCCCTCCCAGTGTGTCCCATACCCTGGCCCCTTCCCGGAACGACATGGCCGCAGAACTTTGGCCCCAAGGTCCCATCTCCCTGACACTGGGCCCCCAGAGGTCACCACACATGCCCTCCCCTGCTCCACACCCTCCTGAGATCAAACTTGCTGAGCTGCCCCTTCCAGTTAGGAGCCCCCACACCCCCTCACCCCCTACCCAGCGGCCGGGCCTCCTCTCTTCCTACTCTGGCCTCTCCTTGATCTCACCCCCGAACCTGTGCTGATTCACAAGTTATAAAAAGATCTAGCCTGACTTGGTCTCTATGGCCTCGGCCAAGCCTGGCCCTTGGATCTCCTACCTCCTGCAAGGCCTGGCCCAGCTCCCCGCATAATTCCCCAATCGCCTGGCAGGATGAGAAGTCATTTAAGTGGGAGAAGAGGTACCTGGCAGAAGGGAGGATGGAGAAGTGGTTAGGGGGCTGAGCTTAACAGTCAGGCCACTGAACCACCCTGAGCCGACTACGCATCTAAGGCCCTGGTGAGTTTTGGTTTGGGGTGAAGGAGATGACTGATACATCTTTAGCATAGATTTATTCTgtgcagactttatttatttttagcacagACTTTAGCACAGGATTTATTTGTCAAGTGTTTAATGAATGCCAGGCTTGGTTCTAGGCACTGGAGAGACAGATATTAAATACATAATTACATCAATAATgattagggacttcccaggtgtccAATAatgatttatgggcttccctcatagctcggttggtaaagaatccgcctgcaatgctggagaccctggttcgattcctgggtcgggaagatctgctggagaagggataggctacccactccagtattcttgggcttcccttgtggctcagctggtaaagaatccgcctgcaatgtgggagacctggtttcaatccctgggttgggaagatcctctggagaagggaaaggctatccattccagtattctggcctggagaattccatggactgtatagtccatggggttgcaaagagtcagacacaattgagcgactttcacttcacttcactggtggtccaggggttaggaatctgcctgccaatgcagaggatataggttcgatccctggactgagaagatcccacatgccacagggcaatccTGTTCCACAACTATTTAAGCCCACAAATTCTAGAGCCCGTGAGCTACAACTATTGAAGCTTATgtaccctaaagcctgtgctctgcaacaagagaagccactgcaatgagcagcccACGTACtacaaccagagagcagcccctgcatcccacaactggagaaagcctgccccacagcaaggaagacccagtgcggccaaaaaataaacaaaaattcgaAAAAAGATTTAACTTCTACTCCTGTGACACATAGGAAGCTCTGAGAGTATATAATGggaaaggcttccctgaggaggtgacattagAGCTAGAACCTCTGGGACAAGCAGCAGCCAGTGAAGGGGGTAGCCAGCTCCTTATGCAATGCTGCTGATGAGACATGGTTACAAGCTGGAGGTCGGGTGGGAACCCAGGGAACCCAGTGCCCTtatgtgagtgaagtcgctcaattgtgtctgactctttgtgaccccatagactgtagcctaccaggctgctctatccatggaattttccaggcaagagtactggagtgggttgccatttccttctccaggggatcttcctaacccagtgatcgaacctggatctcctgcatagaaggcagacgctttaccatctgagccaccagggaagccccattacaaACCAATGTGAAGCCCCTTACACAGACCAATTAACCTTTTTTGGCCAGTCCCACCatattactccttggaaggaaagttatgaccaacctagacagcatattaaaaagcagagacattactttgccaacaaaggtatgtctagtcaaggctatggtttttccagtagtcacgtatggatgtgagagttggactataaagaaagctgagcaccaaagaattgatgctttaaaactgtggtgttggaaaagactcttgagagtcccttggactgcagggagatccaaccagtccatcctaaaggaaatcagccctgggtgttcactggaaggaatgatgttgaagctgaaactccaatactttggctacctcatgcgaagagctgactcattggaaaagactctgaagctgggaaagattgagggcaggaggagaaggggatgacagaggatgagatggttggatggcatcaccgactcaatggacatgagtttgggtaaactccaggagttggtgatgggcagggaggcctggcatgctgcagttcatggggttacaacgagtcggacacgactgagca carries:
- the CNKSR1 gene encoding connector enhancer of kinase suppressor of ras 1, which codes for MEPVATWTPRKVAAWLRGLDDSLQDYCFEDWELPGKYLLQLCPRSLEALTVWPLGHQEIILEGVEQLRALSSGLQSENLQSLTEGLLEGTRAFQSLVRGRLGGCVEPPADVLGAAVQLVHEARSLLFWLNRYLFSHLNDFSSCQAIGELCGELGQALQEDCPAAEKESKVLRISSHVAGVCCNILSCCPEELLKQKAVLERVPLDDPSGLEIHTTSNCLHFVSRVGTQVPTESQLQVLPGDEIVQVNEQVVVGWPHKNVVRELLREPDRVSLVLKKVPVPETPRQTPPKPLSSPCPVNPSPAPASVSPRTPSKDIFDFDLSSNPSPGPSPPAWTDSTSLGPKPLPSPPATTATHLAEVAGTPEPPEHPDRSPVPGCRKSKGVATRRRVSCRELGLPDCDGWLLLRKVPGGFMGPRWRRCWFVLKGHTLYWYRQPQDEKAEGLINVSNYSLESGQDQKKKYVFQLTHNVYKPFIFAADTLTDLSMWVRHLITCISKYQSPGRASLPREEDCYSETEAEDPDDEAGSCSASPSQVQAKSSLHGDPSPAATPQGSLQTSFSPGTDSSEGALEGMVRGLRLGGVSLLGKQQPLTQEQWRSSFMRRNRDPQLNERAHRVRALQSTLKAKLQELQALEEVLGDPELTGEKFRRWKEQNQELYSEGLGAWGGEQAEGGSQVLNSDPKEQSSHPPPSDPEERSPPCPLTPESDPRPPDL